A window of Pirellulales bacterium contains these coding sequences:
- a CDS encoding histidine triad nucleotide-binding protein — protein MSKTIFKKIIDGEIPADIIYQDDQCLAFRDISPQAPTHILVIPKREIPSLNELSDADAQLAGHLLLVARRVAHDVKLTGGYRVIINCGPDAGQSVDHLHLHVLGGRSLAWPPG, from the coding sequence ATGTCGAAGACCATTTTCAAAAAGATCATCGACGGCGAGATTCCGGCGGACATTATTTATCAGGATGATCAATGCCTGGCCTTTCGCGATATCTCGCCCCAGGCACCCACGCACATCCTGGTGATCCCGAAGCGCGAGATTCCGTCGCTGAACGAGCTTTCCGACGCTGACGCGCAACTGGCCGGCCATTTGTTGCTGGTGGCGCGACGTGTGGCCCACGATGTGAAACTGACGGGCGGATATCGCGTGATCATCAATTGCGGTCCCGACGCCGGCCAATCGGTCGACCATCTCCACCTGCACGTTTTGGGGGGCCGTTCGCTCGCCTGGCCGCCGGGGTGA
- a CDS encoding RNA polymerase sigma factor produces MLGPEPLRQLLDEYGAALVLYARQWCRAPEDVVQESLVRLIREKQLPENIVGWLFRVVRNTAISASRSESRRARHEAVAARQSSPWFVELPDEALDAQAAALALAALALEQRETIVLRLWGGLSFEQIAEVTETSVSSAHRRYVAGLTALREREIPCTTEMNRKR; encoded by the coding sequence ATGCTCGGGCCGGAACCGCTGAGGCAATTGCTCGACGAGTACGGCGCTGCGCTCGTGCTGTACGCTCGGCAATGGTGCCGCGCGCCTGAGGACGTGGTGCAGGAGTCGCTCGTGCGACTGATCCGCGAAAAGCAGTTGCCGGAGAACATCGTGGGCTGGCTATTTCGGGTCGTACGCAACACGGCGATCAGCGCCTCGCGCAGCGAATCGCGTCGTGCCCGTCACGAAGCGGTGGCCGCGCGGCAATCGTCGCCGTGGTTCGTCGAATTGCCTGACGAGGCACTCGATGCGCAGGCGGCCGCACTGGCACTGGCCGCGCTGGCACTTGAACAACGAGAAACGATTGTATTGCGACTCTGGGGCGGACTGTCGTTCGAACAAATTGCGGAAGTGACCGAGACCTCGGTCAGTTCCGCGCATCGCCGCTACGTGGCCGGGCTGACCGCGCTGAGGGAAAGGGAAATACCATGCACGACCGAGATGAATCGAAAGAGATAA
- a CDS encoding redoxin domain-containing protein: protein MKLVVPSRAWRWTCRISAASVIAWNLFAAVGVRSTFAQDSSEKQESPEDEDEAPATIEFPTTWINSDPISAASLRGKAVLLYFFEENCPNCRARWPSIMEKAHKYDNEPILFVAVNSGSPKQDVEVYARAVNLTWPIIVDLDRSLEQKADLGEISLQNVMQVAYVTAEGDLRPGSWSDLDDTIERALTGAKWNVDPVNMPDDLMPAWRHLEFCQFAEARPTIAKALTSRKPETKAAAQKLSDFVTKRSERDLKAAEKSLTAGNKLRAYERYVAVADRFAGYTAGDKAAAARRDLAKDPALRKEIAAMKQFDKQRELANSPKPVVREKARAAIQKIIDDQPTSEAARRGRELLHKK from the coding sequence ATGAAGTTAGTTGTGCCATCTCGCGCATGGCGTTGGACGTGCCGGATATCGGCAGCTAGCGTCATTGCGTGGAATCTCTTCGCCGCCGTGGGCGTGCGCTCGACCTTTGCGCAGGATTCGTCCGAAAAGCAGGAATCGCCTGAGGACGAGGACGAAGCACCGGCCACGATCGAATTTCCCACGACTTGGATCAACAGCGATCCAATCTCGGCCGCGTCGCTGCGCGGCAAGGCGGTGCTCTTGTACTTCTTCGAAGAGAACTGCCCGAACTGCCGCGCCCGCTGGCCATCGATCATGGAAAAGGCGCACAAGTATGACAACGAGCCGATCTTGTTTGTCGCGGTGAATTCAGGCTCTCCCAAGCAAGACGTCGAGGTCTACGCCCGCGCCGTGAATCTCACCTGGCCGATCATCGTCGATCTGGATCGATCGCTCGAACAGAAGGCCGACCTTGGCGAGATCAGCTTGCAGAATGTTATGCAAGTGGCATACGTCACGGCCGAAGGGGATCTACGGCCGGGCTCGTGGTCCGATCTGGACGACACGATCGAACGCGCACTGACCGGCGCGAAGTGGAATGTCGATCCTGTGAACATGCCCGACGATTTGATGCCCGCCTGGCGACATCTGGAATTCTGTCAATTTGCCGAGGCGCGTCCGACAATCGCCAAGGCGCTCACGTCGCGCAAGCCCGAGACTAAGGCCGCGGCGCAGAAGCTGTCCGACTTCGTCACCAAGCGCAGCGAGCGCGATCTAAAGGCCGCCGAAAAAAGTCTCACGGCCGGCAACAAGTTGCGTGCCTACGAGCGCTATGTCGCCGTGGCCGACAGGTTTGCCGGCTACACGGCCGGCGACAAAGCGGCCGCCGCCCGTCGTGATCTGGCAAAGGATCCAGCGCTGCGCAAGGAGATCGCGGCAATGAAGCAATTCGACAAGCAGCGCGAACTGGCCAATTCGCCAAAGCCGGTCGTGCGCGAAAAAGCCCGCGCCGCCATCCAAAAGATCATCGACGATCAACCAACCAGCGAAGCAGCCCGCCGCGGTCGCGAACTGTTGCACAAGAAGTAA